The proteins below come from a single Felis catus isolate Fca126 chromosome A1, F.catus_Fca126_mat1.0, whole genome shotgun sequence genomic window:
- the TRIP13 gene encoding pachytene checkpoint protein 2 homolog isoform X3: MDEAVGDLKQALPCVAEAPTVHVEVHQRSGSTAKKEDIKLSVRKLLNRHNIVFGDYTWTEFDDPFLSRNVQSVSIVDTELKVKDPQPIDLGACTISLHVFQLNEGGPSSETLEEETENITAASHWVLPAAEFHGLWDSLVYDVEVKSHLLDYVMTTLLFSDKNVDSNLIAWNRVVLLHGPPGTGKTSLCKALAQKLTIRLSSRYRYGQLIEINSHSLFSKWFSESGKLVTKMFQKIQELIDDRDALVFVLIDEVESLTAARNACRAGTEPSDAIRVVNAVLTQIDQIKRHCNVVILTTSNITERIDVAFVDRADIRQYIGPPSAAAIFKIYLSCLEELMKSLVWWWRFPDGGVSCGSR; the protein is encoded by the exons ATGGACGAGGCCGTGGGCGACCTGAAGCAGGCGCTGCCCTGCGTGGCCGAGGCGCCGACCGTCCACGTGGAGGTGCACCAGCGGAGCGGCAG CACTGccaaaaaagaagatataaagctGAGCGTTAGAAAGCTGCTCAACAGACATAACATTGTGTTTGGTGACTACACGTGGACCGAGTTTGATGATCCTTTTCTGAGCAGAAACGTGCAGTCTGTGTCTATTGTTGACACAGAGTTGAAGGTTAAAGACCCACAG CCCATCGACTTGGGTGCCTGCACAATTTCACTTCACGTCTTCCAGCTGAATGAGGGCGGCCCCAGCAGTGAGACTCTGGAGGAGGAGACCGAGAACATAACTGCGGCGAGTCACTGGGTCCTGCCTGCAG cTGAATTCCATGGGCTTTGGGACAGCCTGGTATATGATGTGGAAGTCAAATCTCAT CTCCTCGATTACGTGATGACAACCTTGCTGTTTTCAGACAAGAACGTCGACAGCAATCTCATCGCCTGGAACCGGGTGGTGCTGCTTCACG GTCCTCCGGGAACTGGAAAAACATCCCTGTGTAAGGCACTAGCCCAGAAATTGACCATCAGACTTTCGAGCAG GTACCGGTATGGCCAATTAATTGAAATAAACAGCCACAGCCTCTTCTCTAAGTGGTTTTCGGAA AGTGGCAAGCTGGTAACGAAGATGTTCCAGAAGATTCAGGAATTGATTGATGACAGAGATGCGCTGGTGTTCGTGCTGATTGATGAG GTGGAGAGCCTCACGGCCGCCCGCAACGCTTGCAGAGCAGGTACCGAGCCGTCAGATGCCATCCGTGTGGTCAACGCTGTCTTAACCCAGATCGATCAGATTAAGAG GCACTGCAACGTGGTGATCCTGACCACTTCCAACATCACGGAGAGGATCGACGTGGCCTTCGTGGACAGGGCTGACATCAGGCAGTACATCGGACCGCCCTCTGCAGCAGCCATCTTCAAAATCTACCTCTCCTGTCTGGAAGAACTGATGAAG AGTCTCGTCTGGTGGTGGCGTTTCCCAGATGGCGGTGTGTCTTGTGGCTCACGTTGA
- the TRIP13 gene encoding pachytene checkpoint protein 2 homolog isoform X4, whose protein sequence is MDEAVGDLKQALPCVAEAPTVHVEVHQRSGSTAKKEDIKLSVRKLLNRHNIVFGDYTWTEFDDPFLSRNVQSVSIVDTELKVKDPQPIDLGACTISLHVFQLNEGGPSSETLEEETENITAASHWVLPAAEFHGLWDSLVYDVEVKSHLLDYVMTTLLFSDKNVDSNLIAWNRVVLLHGPPGTGKTSLCKALAQKLTIRLSSRYRYGQLIEINSHSLFSKWFSESGKLVTKMFQKIQELIDDRDALVFVLIDEVESLTAARNACRAGTEPSDAIRVVNAVLTQIDQIKRHCNVVILTTSNITERIDVAFVDRADIRQYIGPPSAAAIFKIYLSCLEELMKFPLLGNRWLHIYLL, encoded by the exons ATGGACGAGGCCGTGGGCGACCTGAAGCAGGCGCTGCCCTGCGTGGCCGAGGCGCCGACCGTCCACGTGGAGGTGCACCAGCGGAGCGGCAG CACTGccaaaaaagaagatataaagctGAGCGTTAGAAAGCTGCTCAACAGACATAACATTGTGTTTGGTGACTACACGTGGACCGAGTTTGATGATCCTTTTCTGAGCAGAAACGTGCAGTCTGTGTCTATTGTTGACACAGAGTTGAAGGTTAAAGACCCACAG CCCATCGACTTGGGTGCCTGCACAATTTCACTTCACGTCTTCCAGCTGAATGAGGGCGGCCCCAGCAGTGAGACTCTGGAGGAGGAGACCGAGAACATAACTGCGGCGAGTCACTGGGTCCTGCCTGCAG cTGAATTCCATGGGCTTTGGGACAGCCTGGTATATGATGTGGAAGTCAAATCTCAT CTCCTCGATTACGTGATGACAACCTTGCTGTTTTCAGACAAGAACGTCGACAGCAATCTCATCGCCTGGAACCGGGTGGTGCTGCTTCACG GTCCTCCGGGAACTGGAAAAACATCCCTGTGTAAGGCACTAGCCCAGAAATTGACCATCAGACTTTCGAGCAG GTACCGGTATGGCCAATTAATTGAAATAAACAGCCACAGCCTCTTCTCTAAGTGGTTTTCGGAA AGTGGCAAGCTGGTAACGAAGATGTTCCAGAAGATTCAGGAATTGATTGATGACAGAGATGCGCTGGTGTTCGTGCTGATTGATGAG GTGGAGAGCCTCACGGCCGCCCGCAACGCTTGCAGAGCAGGTACCGAGCCGTCAGATGCCATCCGTGTGGTCAACGCTGTCTTAACCCAGATCGATCAGATTAAGAG GCACTGCAACGTGGTGATCCTGACCACTTCCAACATCACGGAGAGGATCGACGTGGCCTTCGTGGACAGGGCTGACATCAGGCAGTACATCGGACCGCCCTCTGCAGCAGCCATCTTCAAAATCTACCTCTCCTGTCTGGAAGAACTGATGAAG tttcctcTGCTGGGAAACCGGTGGCTGCACATTTATCTACTGTGA
- the TRIP13 gene encoding pachytene checkpoint protein 2 homolog isoform X2: MDEAVGDLKQALPCVAEAPTVHVEVHQRSGSTAKKEDIKLSVRKLLNRHNIVFGDYTWTEFDDPFLSRNVQSVSIVDTELKVKDPQPIDLGACTISLHVFQLNEGGPSSETLEEETENITAASHWVLPAAEFHGLWDSLVYDVEVKSHLLDYVMTTLLFSDKNVDSNLIAWNRVVLLHGPPGTGKTSLCKALAQKLTIRLSSRYRYGQLIEINSHSLFSKWFSESGKLVTKMFQKIQELIDDRDALVFVLIDEVESLTAARNACRAGTEPSDAIRVVNAVLTQIDQIKRHCNVVILTTSNITERIDVAFVDRADIRQYIGPPSAAAIFKIYLSCLEELMKEERGSQRPRPEKAPFSGSCAVCPGPHCHHRGLPSSPVSGSGQAVRREEAALVLRLIRTPP, from the exons ATGGACGAGGCCGTGGGCGACCTGAAGCAGGCGCTGCCCTGCGTGGCCGAGGCGCCGACCGTCCACGTGGAGGTGCACCAGCGGAGCGGCAG CACTGccaaaaaagaagatataaagctGAGCGTTAGAAAGCTGCTCAACAGACATAACATTGTGTTTGGTGACTACACGTGGACCGAGTTTGATGATCCTTTTCTGAGCAGAAACGTGCAGTCTGTGTCTATTGTTGACACAGAGTTGAAGGTTAAAGACCCACAG CCCATCGACTTGGGTGCCTGCACAATTTCACTTCACGTCTTCCAGCTGAATGAGGGCGGCCCCAGCAGTGAGACTCTGGAGGAGGAGACCGAGAACATAACTGCGGCGAGTCACTGGGTCCTGCCTGCAG cTGAATTCCATGGGCTTTGGGACAGCCTGGTATATGATGTGGAAGTCAAATCTCAT CTCCTCGATTACGTGATGACAACCTTGCTGTTTTCAGACAAGAACGTCGACAGCAATCTCATCGCCTGGAACCGGGTGGTGCTGCTTCACG GTCCTCCGGGAACTGGAAAAACATCCCTGTGTAAGGCACTAGCCCAGAAATTGACCATCAGACTTTCGAGCAG GTACCGGTATGGCCAATTAATTGAAATAAACAGCCACAGCCTCTTCTCTAAGTGGTTTTCGGAA AGTGGCAAGCTGGTAACGAAGATGTTCCAGAAGATTCAGGAATTGATTGATGACAGAGATGCGCTGGTGTTCGTGCTGATTGATGAG GTGGAGAGCCTCACGGCCGCCCGCAACGCTTGCAGAGCAGGTACCGAGCCGTCAGATGCCATCCGTGTGGTCAACGCTGTCTTAACCCAGATCGATCAGATTAAGAG GCACTGCAACGTGGTGATCCTGACCACTTCCAACATCACGGAGAGGATCGACGTGGCCTTCGTGGACAGGGCTGACATCAGGCAGTACATCGGACCGCCCTCTGCAGCAGCCATCTTCAAAATCTACCTCTCCTGTCTGGAAGAACTGATGAAG GAAGAGCGAGGGTCTCAGCGGCCGCGTCCTGAGAAAGCTCCCTTTTCTGGCTCATGCGCTGTATGTCCAG GCCCCCACTGTCACCATCGAGGGCTTCCTTCGAGCCCTGTCTCTGGCAGTGGACAAGCAGTTCGAAGAGAAGAAGCAGCTCTCGTCTTGCGTCTGATCCGGACCCCGCCGTGA
- the TRIP13 gene encoding pachytene checkpoint protein 2 homolog isoform X1, with protein sequence MDEAVGDLKQALPCVAEAPTVHVEVHQRSGSTAKKEDIKLSVRKLLNRHNIVFGDYTWTEFDDPFLSRNVQSVSIVDTELKVKDPQPIDLGACTISLHVFQLNEGGPSSETLEEETENITAASHWVLPAAEFHGLWDSLVYDVEVKSHLLDYVMTTLLFSDKNVDSNLIAWNRVVLLHGPPGTGKTSLCKALAQKLTIRLSSRYRYGQLIEINSHSLFSKWFSESGKLVTKMFQKIQELIDDRDALVFVLIDEVESLTAARNACRAGTEPSDAIRVVNAVLTQIDQIKRHCNVVILTTSNITERIDVAFVDRADIRQYIGPPSAAAIFKIYLSCLEELMKCQIIYPRQQLLTLRELEMIGFIENNVSRLSLLLSEISRKSEGLSGRVLRKLPFLAHALYVQAPTVTIEGFLRALSLAVDKQFEEKKQLSSCV encoded by the exons ATGGACGAGGCCGTGGGCGACCTGAAGCAGGCGCTGCCCTGCGTGGCCGAGGCGCCGACCGTCCACGTGGAGGTGCACCAGCGGAGCGGCAG CACTGccaaaaaagaagatataaagctGAGCGTTAGAAAGCTGCTCAACAGACATAACATTGTGTTTGGTGACTACACGTGGACCGAGTTTGATGATCCTTTTCTGAGCAGAAACGTGCAGTCTGTGTCTATTGTTGACACAGAGTTGAAGGTTAAAGACCCACAG CCCATCGACTTGGGTGCCTGCACAATTTCACTTCACGTCTTCCAGCTGAATGAGGGCGGCCCCAGCAGTGAGACTCTGGAGGAGGAGACCGAGAACATAACTGCGGCGAGTCACTGGGTCCTGCCTGCAG cTGAATTCCATGGGCTTTGGGACAGCCTGGTATATGATGTGGAAGTCAAATCTCAT CTCCTCGATTACGTGATGACAACCTTGCTGTTTTCAGACAAGAACGTCGACAGCAATCTCATCGCCTGGAACCGGGTGGTGCTGCTTCACG GTCCTCCGGGAACTGGAAAAACATCCCTGTGTAAGGCACTAGCCCAGAAATTGACCATCAGACTTTCGAGCAG GTACCGGTATGGCCAATTAATTGAAATAAACAGCCACAGCCTCTTCTCTAAGTGGTTTTCGGAA AGTGGCAAGCTGGTAACGAAGATGTTCCAGAAGATTCAGGAATTGATTGATGACAGAGATGCGCTGGTGTTCGTGCTGATTGATGAG GTGGAGAGCCTCACGGCCGCCCGCAACGCTTGCAGAGCAGGTACCGAGCCGTCAGATGCCATCCGTGTGGTCAACGCTGTCTTAACCCAGATCGATCAGATTAAGAG GCACTGCAACGTGGTGATCCTGACCACTTCCAACATCACGGAGAGGATCGACGTGGCCTTCGTGGACAGGGCTGACATCAGGCAGTACATCGGACCGCCCTCTGCAGCAGCCATCTTCAAAATCTACCTCTCCTGTCTGGAAGAACTGATGAAG TGTCAGATCATATACCCTCGCCAGCAGCTGCTGACCCTCCGGGAGCTGGAGATGATTGGCTTCATTGAAAACAACGTGTCAAGGTTGAGTCTCCTTTTGAGTGAGATTTCAAG GAAGAGCGAGGGTCTCAGCGGCCGCGTCCTGAGAAAGCTCCCTTTTCTGGCTCATGCGCTGTATGTCCAG GCCCCCACTGTCACCATCGAGGGCTTCCTTCGAGCCCTGTCTCTGGCAGTGGACAAGCAGTTCGAAGAGAAGAAGCAGCTCTCGTCTTGCGTCTGA